A DNA window from Aquarana catesbeiana isolate 2022-GZ linkage group LG01, ASM4218655v1, whole genome shotgun sequence contains the following coding sequences:
- the NKX3-2 gene encoding homeobox protein Nkx-3.2 produces MAVRSSGTLTSFSIQAILNKKEDRGATYPRLGCLIPASGSPTTPACCWRLFGEVEARGLAGKEQAGWDSDSALSEEGDPGRPVEGSLRMEESGVRSMEARPKKEEEEETPGCSDCEIAASGTDPSPPDEDPKCDQLLLEAPKQRKKRSRAAFSHAQVFELERRFNHQRYLSGPERADLAASLKLTETQVKIWFQNRRYKTKRRQMAADMMATAPAAKKVAVKVLVRDDQRQYQPGEVLRPSLVPLQPPYYYPYYCALPGWTLSAAAAAAAAAAACTGGTP; encoded by the exons ATGGCTGTGAGGAGCTCCGGCACCCTGACCTCCTTCTCCATCCAGGCCATCCTGAACAAGAAGGAGGACCGAGGGGCCACCTACCCCAGGCTGGGCTGCCTGATCCCCGCCAGCGGCAGCCCCACCACCCCCGCCTGCTGCTGGAGGCTGTTCGGGGAAGTGGAGGCCAGAGGACTGGCAGGGAAGGAGCAGGCTGGATGGGACTCGGACTCTGCTCTCAGTGAGGAGGGGGACCCGGGGAGGCCGGTGGAGGGAAGCCTGAGGATGGAGGAATCGGGGGTGAGGTCCATGGAGGCCAGAcctaagaaggaggaagaagaggagacccCGGGCTGCAGTGACTGTGAGATCGCAGCCagtggcacag atcccagccccccagacGAGGACCCCAAGTGTGACCAGCTCCTCCTGGAGGCCCCCAAGCAGAGGAAGAAGCGCTCCCGGGCCGCCTTCTCGCATGCTCAGGTCTTTGAGTTGGAGAGACGATTTAACCACCAGCGCTACCTATCCGGACCAGAACGGGCCGACCTGGCCGCCTCCCTGAAGCTGACGGAGACCCAGGTGAAGATCTGGTTCCAGAACCGCCGCTACAAGACCAAACGACGGCAAATGGCTGCAGACATGATGGCCACGGCCCCGGCCGCCAAGAAAGTGGCAGTTAAGGTCCTGGTGAGGGACGATCAGAGACAGTACCAGCCTGGAGAGGTGCTAAGGCCGTCACTAGTGCCCCTACAGCCCCCATACTATTACCCTTACTATTGTGCCCTGCCTGGCTGGACGCTATCGGCTGCCGCAGCGGCCGCAGCAGCCGCGGCAGCCTGCACTGGAGGGACTCCTTAA